Genomic DNA from Epinephelus fuscoguttatus linkage group LG14, E.fuscoguttatus.final_Chr_v1:
GTGAATCAGTGTGGTGAAATGTTCACGGTTTTGAATTACTTGTTGTTGTTAACCATTTCTGTCACGTTAAGAACTCAAAAGTATTACAGCCAGGCAAATTTTGGGCTGCTCAGAAAGTCGTTCTATATTTAGAGAGGGGTCCTGGGAGGTATGTGCTGGCATGGAGTGTGAGTAGAGCATTCTCTACCATTGATGGGGAAGAGACACTCGACAAGAATGCTCAGATGAGCAACACTGGGTCTCGTGAGGGCTTACACATTCAGCCGTGACTTGTAGAAATCAAAGGGAGATTGCAAACGGTCTTGACTGCTGCTTGACTCTGCATGAAATCACACGCACTGACCAGTTATGCTACATTACAGACAGCAAGCTCTTGCCCCACAGGCAACATGCTAGGACTCCATTTAAACACCCAACAGCTACCATCCCCCCCCCCATGTCTACACTTCCAACAACAAATGGTGTCTTCTCACTTGTGGCTCTcattacatttactcaagtgagTGATACCACCCTCCTGGAAATGAGCCAGCAGTTACCTATCGTTACTCCAGCTTTTGGTAGCTGACTGGAGCTCAGATGAATTGTGACAGGTGTTTAACGTTGATACAAGAGGTTAAGAGGTCCACACAATGTAAATAGTGTCACCACGAGAGGCAAGAGACAACCACAACACCTGCTACTATTGCTCAATGCTTCGATACCGGCCACGAGGTTCTAACAGATTAAACAAGCAGCTTAAGTGATTAAAATATTACAGATGTACCAACTATATGCTTCAACTCATCCTCAACAGGCTAAATGCAATACACATAGGACATGTCAAGCAGGCAATGCAGGGGTTATTGTTCAGCTGTGCATGTCCCATCCCTTGCTTTCAGTGAACATAGCAGCAGAGGGCAATGGGAATTAGTTTCACTCAGTGGCCCTTTAAATAGGAGCAGAAATGGGTCATTTTTGGGGCGGAATAAGCGAGATCTGCAAAAAGAGACTTTGTATTAATAAAttagggacacaaaatgacttctcTGTTCACTTTTAAGCACATGTCAGGCTGTATGTGTGCGAGGGAGGGCTTATagtgacatacagtatattagCAGGAGAATAAAACAACTGGGGCATGCTTATATGGGTCAAATGAGTGCTCCAACCAGTCTGAGAAAAGGATGTTGAAATTTAGACAGCAAAAAATATCACTTTATAGTTAAGTCATGCATCATAAGTCATGCTTTGATTCACTGGCAGTGTGTCTCTGGTGTTGCAGACAGTTTGAGGATTGACATTGAAAGCATATGGTGACATTGTCACTATCTAAGGGATGCATGCTGTCTGCATCTTAAAGCCATGCTCAAACTGCACAGTGATCACTTCACATGCTTCGTTTCTTACCGTCTGCGGGCTGGGAGAAATTCACATAAGCGTATCCGAGGGATCGCCGGGTGATCATGTCGCGGCATACCCGAATGGAGAGCACCGGTCCGGCTGGGCTGAATTTCTCATACAGCATAGCCTCCGTGATATCGGGGTGCAGGTCGCCAACGTAGAGAGAAGCCATCGGATAACTCCCCGTCGCTGTGTTCATATCTCGGACTGCACAATAGAAATGAATGCAAGGCTTCCCTCAAAATGCCAGAGAAATGCCGGTATGAAGTGTATCCCGGGTCCGAACTGCGCTCCGCTCCTCTCCTAACTACCGAGACAGCTGGCTGTGTGGTCCAGCTGGGTGAGAAAATGTCAAAGCTGTGAAATCACGGTGTTCAGATCTCCTCTGAAGTATTCCTTCCTTTAAAAGACGCCAACTTCGGGTGAAAGCCCGAGGCCTCTTGTTTCTggtattttttgtaaattaattttttgctgtttttttatatatatatatatttctttaagTAGTACTGTTCttgtttttatgaagattttgtggattttatattttttatattatttttattttaagtttttcaaGAACGGTGAGTTAGACACTCACGGTTGTTTTGTGGCCGGGGAAAGAGACTGCGTGAGGAGAAGCGTGGGCACTTTATAGAGCGTGGCAGTGCGGAGGAAATAGTGGCCAGGGTCAAACATGggatagagaaaaaaaagaaacaacactgAGCATGCGGTGTAAAAGGGAGAGCGCACACTGTACTGTCCCAACTACACAGCCCAGCTCCCCACAGCGACATCTGGGTGGGAATGCAAAAGACTGCCACAGAAACTACTGCGTCTCTTTTATTTTAAGACTTAAAAGGGTGATTAACCCACCAGCTCTTAATATACTGTACCTTAGTCTATACTAATACATTTGATATTCTGCTGTACAATATTATCATATACTACATAATCATCAACTATTGCACCACATCTCATACTACATTAATAAAAACTTAAACCAGGGCCATAAACACctgtttaacattttttattttatttaacctttattcaaCCCcctgaaacctggagcgacatctGCTGCTCTCAGATGCCTTTTACATGTATTtgaacctttgaaccctgataACCTTTAAACAACTTGGtaagaataaaacagaaaaccagGGGGAAAACTATGTAATTAATTttaatatgacattttaaaattatgttacaggaCTATAATAATTTGAGCACTCTATCCAGGTCATGTCCTTGCTTGTTTCTagccttcttttctttttctttaaattttcttttactaatttcttgctgattttttttggtcatttcttcttacattgctcattgcctttctCCCATGTTTTTAAGAGACATCAAGCCAATTGGCTCAGGTCACAAAGggttaaccaggaagtccctttgagattgaaaatctctatTACAAGAGACACCTTGTAATAGAGATTacaatgcaacaaatacaacatacaaaaatccacaataaaacgactattcaaacatagtggcctctcaagaaaaataaGCACGTGTCTCTGCCACTACATTCTTCATGGTGCCCTAAAATTTATCAgtggatataagtgtttctaattttggATCTTTTTGAAGATTATTCCATGCCCATGTATAGAGTAGGGGAAAGCAGTTTCCCACAGATCGTTTACAACCTGGGgtacatttataaaaaaaaaaaaaaaaaaaaaaaaaaggaaccgTTTTCAATCTCCACCCTCTGCAACTAGTGTTGTGGCTGTCACTCAAGTCATTTATTACtcattacattttaatacattactCAATTGCTCCTTGAAGGAAGTTATTCATACACTGCTTGTTACATTACTATTGTGCAACATCGCCTGAGAGGCATTGTCACATCATTGCAAATTAATAAGTGTTGTTGAACGTTACATATGCCTACATatcagaacaaaacaaagatcGGGAGAGTCAAGACGGCACTATAGTGGGCTATAAATGtctcaaaattaatatataaagaGGTTGGCCTTCCTTACACTGCATAGTACAAATATTAAGTatttcaaaatatataaataggcCTATGCTACACCCAACATTGTCTGTGACCTAAATCTCCAGAGGTTCCGAGGGAAATTCCTCCACAGgagtaataaaagaaaaaaaaaaacaaaaaaaaaaaaaacaaagataaagcTAAACTGACCATTTTGAGAATTTTGAACAGATACTattgttgtctttgtgttgcTGCAATACCTGTGTTTCACCTCTGGGGATCAATAGAGGTTTGTACTGTTGGAAAAAGACTGACTTAAAAGAAAGGGATCTTATGTACTTATTGCCTCCTGCTGCGCCTCTCCAACCAAAAAATTTATATCACTTAATATGAAACAAGCCACTGGATTAATGCTCGTCATTTATTGTTAAAAGTACAATTATAGAAAATTATTATAAGATGCATTTATTCTGCTTTGTCCATCCTCCTGGGGAAAAGAAATGGAGAAATTAGTCATAGTCACATGCATAAAACATACTGATATTACATGATTAGTTACCTCAGCAAATCCAGGAAAGCTGAGCGCAGCCCTCTTTGTCTGGGCTCCTGCTTTCTTTTAATCACACCTTTCCCGTCTTGTTTTCTCATCACTTCTTCCTCATAACTCAGTGTCTGCGACCCATCCCCGGCTTTGGTTAACTGAATTTTTGAGCGAATCGTTGGGGCATCATTTGTTTCTTCTTGGGGCACCAGATCCGCATCTGTCAGCTcgtctgtcatttggtttaaatcatTCAGGTTTAAGACATGGATATTCATCTCGGCCACCAGAGGGATGTCAGCTTCTTGTGGAGCCTCAGACATTTCAGATCTTTCAAAACGCTGTTTTCTTTGGGATTCCTCTCCAAAAGttgttttttccatttgtgGGGGAATTACCCATCCAACAACATATGTAAGAAGATTCAGGTCCAACATATTACCTACATTTACACTTTGATCTCCAATCTCATTTGTGAGAGGCTCCTGGTCTGTAGTTGACGGTTGTGGCTCAGGAATGTCATTTGATACGGCGTCACTTTCCTGTAACTGAACTTTTGAATTGTCTTCAGACTCAGGACCAATATTCTTGCTGTGTTCATCTTGCACCTGTCCAGGTAGCCAGAGGGTCAGTCTGGCAACAGGGTCCTGACTCAAAACCACAACTCCCTGAGGGGGTCTTGACACAGAGGTACCAGAAACAATTGCATCCTCAGTGGCTGCACCGTCAGACTGTGTGGCGTCGGTTATAGGGGTGGTGAAGGTTTCCTGTGGTTCAGAGACAGAGGGCACCACATGATTGTCCACAATGACAAAGGGGCCAGTGCTGACGGTAGCTTTGGCGTCTGAAATGACACATTCAGTGGCGTTAGACACCAGAAATAACCCAAGTCTGTTTACTGTTGCACCGTTTGACAAAAACGCTGACCTTCAGGAAGATGCCTGACGGACAGGCCTCTACACTTTGAACTacagcactcacacacatccacaTTTCCACTTATGTCCTCCCATCTGAAAGAAAGATCAAGTTATAGgggcaaaaaaaagaagccaaatCTAGTGCATGGGTGTACAAATACCTTGACTGGATCATGTTATAGTTGCAGGATTTAGAACCAGAGGTGACACCCTGGTCTGAGACGAGGACGGTACAGTGGATGAACAGCTTCAGAGGAGAAGAAGGTTCACAAGTTCATACAGTTAAATTGTCAAATGTGATAACATAATGATTGTACTGATGTCTTTGTACATGGGTAAATACAAGAATGTATGTGTGAGAATGTGTATTTACATGTACACATACCCACTTGTTTGTGGGCTTGTGCAGGTATGTATATTTATGGCACCTGTCCTCATGTCCTATGTTGGCAAAATGTATCCTAACTTGTTTTCAAATTAGATCCCGTGGAATTAAATTTATTCAACTAGATATCCTATGAACCCTTACGTAATCAGTTATAATTCTagaagtgttttcatttttaacttctttattttatgacttGAAACTCCAGTATTGCAATAACAATGTCTtaacatgggggaaaaaaaaaaaaaattatcaccTCAGAAATGAGATAAGATGTGTTCAGGACAAAATTAATCACATCCGCTCTGTCGGAGGCCACAAACTGTGCGACAGCATGTGGAGAACCCAACGGAGCCGTGCACCTGGTAGAGAACAACATGCATCAGGGATAATTAGAACATCATGtccaaacattaaaataaatgtctgACTGGCTGCTTACCCTTTATTCATTATGACTGCATGTTTGCGTCTAGTCTGAGGCTCAGGAGATGCAGAGACAAAACAGGACTGGATGAAAAGCTGCTGCTCTGGCCTGGTTTTGGCAGAAACCTGGAAGTTGACAACCTGGCCTCTTTTATAGACATTTGAGTCTGCAGTGCTGGTCCAGGatgctgcaggaaaaacacatttgtgactACTAGTGA
This window encodes:
- the zpcx gene encoding zona pellucida protein C: MGTPEIFLCLLLGHLISAQSVIRKQAPPFFEDVPGYFGNFRPFPKMRPFHHIMPFDNMRPPPFERNFDFTPYDTIFSSWRTPSPDFHMLAELPPIMIVPRIEVFCDESKLTVLVDKRSNGDTLTGEELQLGDGCYSNRELPNQFVFTYSVDECGTTADVMQNGLVRYTNSLHLDLKKLPSTWWQTPSSVHISCIPKRSYDNLFDSMTFPENGKTFSIKAMNPSWTSTADSNVYKRGQVVNFQVSAKTRPEQQLFIQSCFVSASPEPQTRRKHAVIMNKGCTAPLGSPHAVAQFVASDRADVINFVLNTSYLISELFIHCTVLVSDQGVTSGSKSCNYNMIQSRWEDISGNVDVCECCSSKCRGLSVRHLPEDAKATVSTGPFVIVDNHVVPSVSEPQETFTTPITDATQSDGAATEDAIVSGTSVSRPPQGVVVLSQDPVARLTLWLPGQVQDEHSKNIGPESEDNSKVQLQESDAVSNDIPEPQPSTTDQEPLTNEIGDQSVNVGNMLDLNLLTYVVGWVIPPQMEKTTFGEESQRKQRFERSEMSEAPQEADIPLVAEMNIHVLNLNDLNQMTDELTDADLVPQEETNDAPTIRSKIQLTKAGDGSQTLSYEEEVMRKQDGKGVIKRKQEPRQRGLRSAFLDLLRRMDKAE